From the Sphingomonas suaedae genome, one window contains:
- the tgt gene encoding tRNA guanosine(34) transglycosylase Tgt — MSRFTFTIHATDGKARTGTIAMQRGEIRTPAFMPVGTAATVKAMKPRDVRASGADIILGNTYHLMLRPTAERIDRLGGLHRFMGWDRPILTDSGGYQVMSLSDLTKRSEEGIVFKSHLDGSRHLLSPERSMEIQRLLGSNIVMAFDELVPTTSTREVQAAAMERSMRWAKRSRDAFDAGGDHAANNALFGIQQGALDQDLRKASADALLDIGFDGYAVGGLAVGEGQEAMFGVLDYAPGQLDAAKPRYLMGVGKPDDIVGAVERGIDMFDCVLPTRSGRTGQGFTANGPINIRNAKFAEDQEPIDAQCACPVCANWSRAYLHHLVRSGEILGAMLMTEHNLHFYQSLMADLRAAIGKGRLTAFANAFRAQYYENRS; from the coding sequence AAGGCGCGTACCGGAACGATCGCGATGCAGCGCGGCGAGATCCGCACGCCTGCCTTCATGCCCGTCGGCACCGCAGCCACCGTCAAGGCGATGAAGCCTAGGGATGTACGCGCTTCGGGCGCCGACATCATCCTCGGTAACACCTATCATCTCATGCTCCGCCCGACCGCGGAGCGGATCGATCGCCTCGGCGGGCTGCATCGCTTCATGGGCTGGGATCGCCCGATCCTCACCGACAGCGGCGGCTATCAGGTGATGAGCCTGTCCGACCTTACCAAACGCAGCGAGGAAGGGATCGTCTTCAAGTCGCATCTCGACGGCTCGCGCCACCTGCTCAGCCCCGAACGCTCGATGGAGATTCAGCGGCTGCTCGGCTCGAACATCGTCATGGCCTTCGACGAGCTCGTACCGACGACGTCGACGCGCGAGGTGCAGGCGGCCGCGATGGAGCGCTCGATGCGCTGGGCGAAGCGCTCCCGCGACGCATTCGACGCCGGCGGCGATCATGCCGCGAACAACGCACTTTTCGGGATCCAGCAGGGTGCGCTCGACCAGGATCTGCGGAAGGCGAGCGCCGATGCGCTGCTCGATATCGGCTTTGACGGCTATGCGGTCGGCGGCCTCGCGGTGGGCGAAGGACAGGAGGCGATGTTCGGCGTGCTCGATTACGCCCCCGGCCAGCTCGATGCCGCCAAGCCGCGCTATCTGATGGGTGTGGGCAAGCCCGACGACATCGTCGGCGCGGTCGAGCGCGGCATCGACATGTTCGACTGCGTTCTCCCGACCCGTTCGGGCCGCACCGGTCAGGGGTTCACGGCCAATGGCCCGATCAACATCCGCAACGCTAAATTTGCCGAGGATCAGGAGCCGATCGATGCGCAATGCGCTTGTCCTGTCTGCGCTAACTGGAGCCGCGCCTATCTGCACCACCTCGTCCGGTCGGGCGAAATCCTCGGCGCGATGCTGATGACCGAGCATAATCTGCATTTCTATCAGTCGCTGATGGCCGATCTGCGCGCCGCGATCGGCAAGGGGCGCCTGACCGCCTTCGCCAACGCGTTTCGTGCGCAATATTATGAGAATCGGAGCTGA